The Paenibacillus sp. G2S3 region AAAACTTGGTTTGATTGCACTTTGTGCAATCAAACTGGGGAAAAACACTACTTTAGGCGATTTAACCTTAATTCAATTGTACAGAGTGCAACAGAATACCTTTTGTAGACTAGTTTCTGGCTATTCTGTTGCACATTTTGCAATCAAACTTCACTTTCATCACCAGAGTAGGCAAGTGGGGTTTAGGTACTTATTTAATTGTTGGTACTAATAATAATGTGGGTGCTTATAGTCATCTTATAGTTGTGATTGGTACTTGTAATTACGATAAGTAATTGTAGTTAAGGGTCGTTATTTCGAGCGCTAGACACAACTAGGCGTTCTAATACGATAGTTGCACTTTGTACATCTATTCAGCGTAATTAGAGGATCCTTCACACTTTAATTGCACTCTGTGCAACTAAAAGCAGGCAATTCTCAACCATTCGCCAAATTCATAAAATTTAGTTGCGGAGAATACACTTATCGCTTCGTTTTTAACGAAACAGAACTTTTAAGTGTATAAAGTGCAATTATATATTCAACCTATTGTTTATGTATGGATATCACACTACTGAACGGAGGTTTACCTAATATGCTAGTAGTAACAAATACTATTAAGGTTAAAGAAGGTCATGGTGAAGCCATTGCTCAACGTTTCGGAGGAAATAATGGTGTACAGGATATGCCAGGATTCGTCCGTATGGAGGTGTGGCAAGGAAGTGCCAAAGAAGGTGTTGAGGAATTAAAGATCTGTACTATGTGGGAGAATGAGGAGGCATTTAAAGGCTGGACCTCTAGTGACTCCTTCCGTCAATCACACCGCGGTGCTGGTGGCAATGAAGCCATTCTTGGTGCTTCGATCGACAAATATAAGCTTATGATCAGCCGAACACCCGGCACAAGCAATTAAGTGTAGAGAATGGACAACTAATCGTAAACTCTTCGCACAGCTAGCAATTGGACCATCATCGCTATCTATAATAAGCATTGGGTTTCGACCACGACAATAACAACAGGGATGTCCTAGCCATTATGGCTTTGGGACATCCCTGTTTGTTTTACAGTGTATCGCTTATTGCTTACTACCACTTGGCAAAGTTTGCTCCACCTCTTGATGTTTCCCTGGCCAGAATGCCCACCGACCAAAAAGCGTCGTAATAGCGGGCACAAGGAACGGACGAACAACGAAGGTATCGAGCAGAATACCTAGAGCGGTGATGATCCCAAACTGCACAAGCACCTGAATCGGTAAGCTAGCTAATACAGCAAAAGTACCTGCCAGAATGAGGCCCGCAGAGGTAATTACCGAGCTGGTCTCATTTACGCCTTCCGCGATCGCCTGCTTAAGCGGCATGGTCTTACGCTTTTTCCAAATATTCGAGATCATGAAGATGTTGTAATCTTCTCCTAGTGCCACCAGGAATACAAAGGAATAAAGCGGGATCGCTCCCTGAATGGCATCTGCCCCCATCACATAGTGAATGATGATCCAGCCTAAGCCAAGTGCAGAGAAGAAGGAGAGAATGACCGTTCCGACTAGATAAATGGTTGCCACTATAGAACGCAGATATATCAACAACAGCAAAGTGATCAATCCGATGACAACAGGGATAATCAGATCGGTGTCACGATCCCCAATCTTTTTAGTGTCATACTGAGTCGCTGTCTGACCACTTACCCACACATGATCTGCAGGATTCTCAACCCCTACATCAATTAGCGCCTGTTCTGCCGTTGCTAGAAGGGCTGGAATATGCCCCATTGCTTCAAGTGAATAAGGATTGTTTTTAAATTCGATATCATACCCCAGAATATCCTTATTCACAGCGCCTTGCTGCGGATCGGAAACCGTGTCCACATACGTGAGCCCTCCGAGAATGACTTTAAGATCCTCTCCACTCGCTTGCCCCTTAGTATCAATAATCAGCTTAGCGGGAGCTAGTTCTCCCGGAGAAAACTGCTTACCGATGAGGTCGAACCCTTCGCGGGACTCCATATTTTTAGGAAAAGAAGAAAGGATATCATACGTAAATTTGATTCCACTGGAGAATGAAGCCAGAATCCCCAGTCCGATAACGGTCACTCCTACAATAGCCCAAGGCCGGGAAACTACAAATCCACCAATCCCCTTTTTATGGGAGACCTTTGGTTCTGGAGCTGGTTTGCCTTTAGCCTTAGCCCGTTCAACCTCCATTTGCGGTGTGCGCGGAATGAATGGGAAGAACGAGGTCCGTCCGAAGATCGCCAAAAGTGCAGGTACAAGCGTTAAGCTAGCAATTCCCATAATGAAAATCGACACGCTGAATGGTATTGCAAAGCGATGGTACGCTCCATACTTGGCCAGTAATAGTGCGAACAGCGCAAGCACAACGGTGAAGCCACTCATTGCGATAGCCCCTGAAGAATCGGTAATGGAACGAAGCAGGGCACGAGTTTTGCTTTGCTCTATCTTCAGAAGCTGGCGGAATCGCGAAATCAGGAACAAACAATAGTCCGTACCCGCACCGAACAACAGAACCGTCATAATGGAGACTGCCTGCGAATCCACCGTGATCCAGCCTTCTTGCGCCATTTTTCCAAGAATCGGGCTTGTTACACCATAAGCGAATCCAACGGCTATAAGCGGTATAAACGCTAAAATAGGTGAACGATAAATCACCAATAAGAACACAAGCACAAGCATAACTGTAGCAATTAGCAAGGAAACGTCAGCGTTCTTGAATAAGCCTGAAGCGTCTATAGAAATGCCCACAGGACCTGTAACACGTAAACTCAGATCATTTCCATCTGCCTTAGCAGCGGAAGGGTCTCCCCCAGTCTCAGTGCTTATGATCTCTTTCATTTCTGTCACAGCTTCGCGAAGCTGATCACTATCTGCCGTTTTATCGAAGAGCACGGGTGTTACCAGTGTACTAAGATCCTCAGATAATGAGGTTTGCAACGCCTGCGGCGGCAGCTTTCCTAGTGGGGGAACAAAGTTCTGATGAGGCAAAGGTTGCTGCTCCAACTTGTTGTATACAGCAGTGATATGTACTAAGTCATCTTGCGAAAGCCCACCTTCTCTATGCCATACGAGCAATGCAGGTACTCCGCTTCCACTTGGAAATTCTTGTTCTGCAATTGCTGTTGCCTGTATTGATTGTGCATCATCTGGGAGGTTGGGCGCATTATTAGCAACTTGAGAATTCACTGCAGGCCATAATAGGGTAAGTACACCTACTAGCACTATCCATACGAGAAGAGTAATCCACTTCGTCTTTTTTCCTGCCACCCATTTACCGTAGCCTGACATTCCCTTCATCCTCTCCTTTACCTTACAATCTTAAAAATGAGCCGTGGGTCATTTTTTAATTCTATCATATCTATCCTTAAATTTTTAATCAAACTTTTTTTTATTTTTCACAAAAATTAAAACACCTCAGCACATATAAAATACCCCTCCTTCACATAAATAATCAGCAAATGTGAAAGGAGGGGTATTTAGTTTGCTATAATTTTTTCTTCACTTCAATTTAGCCTGCGTCCAAATCTCCTTCGGAGAACTGACTGTTGTAAAGATCCGCATAGAAGCCGCCTTGTGCTAGCAGTTCCTCGTGGTTGCCCTTCTCGATTACGCTACCTTGATTCATAACAAGGATAAGGTCAGCATCTCGAATCGTCGAAAGACGGTGAGCAATTACGAAGCTGGTTCTGTTTTGCATCAATGCCTTCATTGCTTTTTGAATCAACAATTCTGTCCGTGTATCGACACTGCTCGTTGCTTCATCAAGAATGAGGATCGATGGATCGGCCAGAATCGCACGGGCAATCGTAATCAGCTGCTTCTGTCCTTGTGAAATATTAGAAGCTTCTTCATTTAACACCGTATTATAACCAAGCGGAAGTGTGCGGATAAAGTGATCGGCATGAGCAGCCTTGGCAGCACGCACCACATCAGCTTCTGAGGCACCTTCACGTCCATAAGCAATGTTATCGCGGATCGTACCATTGAACAGCCAGGTATCCTGAAGCACCATACCAAATTTGCTGCGCAGGTCACTCCGTCTCATGTTGGTAATATTGACACCATCAATGATAATTTCCCCATCATTAAGCTCGTAGAAGCGCATCAACAGGTTAATCAGAGTGGTTTTACCAGCACCAGTAGGACCGACAATCGCTATAGTCTGACCTGGACTAACCTCAATATTCATGTCCTCAATCAGAATCGCATCTTCTTTATATCCGAATTTCACATGACGGAACTCAACGGAACCTTCCGGAGTACCTTCATCAAGCTTCGCAAGTGTAGTATTAACTTCCTTAACTTCCTCTTCTTCGTCTAGAAGTTCAAATACACGTTCTGCGGAAGCGATAGTGGATTGAATAATATTAGCAATGTTAGCCGTTTGTGCAATCGGCTGGGTGAACTGACGGGAATACTGAATAAAGGCTTGGATATCACCAACATCAATCATTTTTTTAGTAACAAAGATACCGCCGACTACACAGATCATTACATAACCCAAGTTACCAATGAACATCATGAGCGGCATAATCATACCGGACATGAATTGAGCACGCCAGCCAGAGTCATAAAGCTTATCGTTAATTTCATCGAAATCCTTAAGGGACTGCGGTTCGCGACCAAATGCTTTAATAATCCGGTGACCTGTATACATTTCTTCTACATGACCATTCAATTGACCTAGCGATTTCTGCTGTCCGACAAAATAAGTCTGCGAACGCTTGGAGATAGCTATAATCACAACAAAGCTGAGTGGCAATGTAACAATTGTAATCAAAGTCAGCCATGGGCTGATCGTAAGCATCATTACAATGACACCGATAATAGTCACGATAGAAGTAATCAATTGAGTTAAGCTCTGTTGCAGTGTAGTACTGATGTTATCCACATCATTCGTAGCACGGCTAAGAATTTCCCCATGTGTACGAGAATCAAAATATTTCAAAGGCAATCGTTCCAGCTTGCTGTTAATTTGCTCACGCATGTCGTAAACGACCTTCTGAGCTACACCAGCCATTACATACTGCTGAATATAGCTGAACAGAGCACTAAGCAAATACAGACCCGCAAGTATGATCAGGATTTCATTAATGTATCCAAAATCAATGGAGGCTCCCTCAACACCCATTAATTTACCGTAAGCACCTTCAAACAGCTTAGTCGTTGCTTTACCCATAACCTTAGGACTGAAAATACTGAATACAGTACTGGCAATAGCCATAACCAAAACGATGATTAATTGAACCATACGAGGTCTTAAATACTTAATCAGACGACGAAGTGTACCCTTAAAGTCCTTAGCCTTTTCTGCAGGCATCCGCATGCCAGGACCGCCACCAGGTCCAGGACCTTTATGGGCGCGCGGAGCAGCAGGTTTGTTGTTTTGTTCGCTCATGCTATTTCCTCCTCTGACAGCTGCGAGGATACGATCTCGCGGTACACATCACTGCTCGCGAGCAGTTCACGGTGAGTGCCCATTCCGGCGATTTCACCCTCATCAATAACAATAATTCGGTCGGCATCCATAACGGTACTAACCCGTTGAGCTACGATTAGAACAGTGGATTCCGTGGTTTCATCTTTGAGTGCCGCACGAAGCTTAGCATCTGTTTTGAAATCAAGTGCTGAGAAGCTGTCGTCGAACAGATAAACTTGAGGTTTTCTCACAAGCGCACGTGCAATGGACAGCCGCTGTTTCTGACCACCGGAGACATTACTACCGCCTTGAGCAATTTCCGAATCAAACCCATCTTTCATTGCTGATACGAAATCGTAGGCTTGAGCTACCTTGGCTGCATGAATAATTTCTTCATCGGTAGCATCCTCTTTACCGTAGCGAATATTCTCGTTAATCGTGCCTGAGAACAATACCGCTTTTTGAGGGATGTAACCAATTTTGCTCCGTAGCTCTTCCTGAGTCATCTCACGCACATCTACTCCGTTAACACGTACAGCACCTTCGTTAACATCATAGAACCTTGGAATCAAGCTAAGCAGCGTAGATTTACCTGAACCAGTACCGCCGATAATCGCAGTAACTTCACCTGGGCGAGCACTGAAGCTAATTTTCGAAAGTGCAGGTTGTTCCGCGCCAGGATAAGAAAAGGAAACATTATCAAATTCAACAAAACCACGCATATGATCACGGCCGTCTTTTTTAGTTGCTTGAGCCGTTGTTTGCAATTCACTCTCTGAAGGATCTGTAAACTCTGGCCGCATATCGAGCACCTCATTGATACGCAAGGCTGAAGCTGAAGCACGAGGAATCAGCACGAACATCATCGACACCATAATCAGGGAGAACATGATTTGCATCGCATATTGAATAAATGCCATCAGTGAGCCGACTTGTAAATCGCCATCGCCAATTCGGATTCCACCAAAGTAAAGAATTGCGATCATGGAAAAGTTCATAACAATCATCATAATCGGCATCAAACCGGCCATGATTTTATTTACTTTGATAGCTGTGTCTGTCAGATCACGGTTAGCCTCGGAGAAGCGTTTATTCTCATGATCAATTCGGTTAAATGAACGGATAACACGGATCCCCGTCAAATGTTCACGTAGCACCAGATTTAATTTATCCAGCTTAATCTGTATCGCTTTAAACAACGGTAATCCCTTCATCCCGATTAAGAAAATTGCGCCAACGAGTACCGGGATAACTACTACAAAGATCAATGATAATTTCGCATCTTCAGACACCGCCATGATGATACCACCAATCATCATCATTGGTGCACCGATCATCATGCGCAACATCATAGTAAGTACAGTCTGTACTTGCGTAATATCATTCGTTGTACGCGTAATTAAAGATGCGGTACCGAGCTTATCGAATTCATGCAGCGTGAAATTCTCTACATGATTAAACACACGAGCACGGGTAATTTTACCGAACCCCGCTGCTACCTTTGCCGATAAATAACTCGCTATGACTGAACATAAAGCCCCGCCCCCTGCAACTAAAAGCATGAAGCTACCTATTTTCCAAATAAAAGTACGATCTCCCTGAACAATTCCTTTGTCGACAATGTCGGACATCAGTGTAGGCAGGTATAAGTCGCCCATGGACTGCAAGAACACAAGAATTAATACAGCACCAATAGCTACTCGAAATGGCTTCAGTTGTTTAAATAATTTAATCAAGCTTCTCATCTCCGTTCATTTGTAGCCTATCCCAATTAGGTGGCGGATTATCCTCAACGAATGCATGTACTTTCAGCAACAGTTCTGTGAGCTGCTTAGTCTCTTTTTCACCTAAGTACTGTACGAGCTCATCAAACATTGCATCTCTATATTGCTCTGCTCTTCGTGTGAGTTTTTTTCCACTCTCCGTTAATTTCACGCGCACGACTCTTCGGTCCGAAGGATCTGCGTGTCTTTCCACCATCTGTTTCGCCTCAAGACTATTTATCAACTGCGTAATAGTTGGAGGTGTGAATCCGAGAAGTCGACTGATTTCAGATATCTTTAGACCCTCATCATCAGAATGATTCCATTTTTCAATGCATATCATTAAAGTCATCTCACTCGGCTTATGGCCTTCAACACCCTTTTGCCATTGGCCTTTATGCAGCCGTTTCATTGCCGCAAAAAGCTCGTGTGCGACTGAATTTTCAGTATTTTCTGTATTTCCTCCGTTTATCCCAATTTCTTTCACCTCTTATTTAGTTAGGTCAACTAATTATTAAACACTATATTATTTAGGCTACCTAATTATATTTTCGGTGCAACGCTTTGTCAAATTTTGAATACGCTATCAATTATTACGAAAAAGAAAACTCCCAAGCTCAATCGCAAGGGAGTCCAATTTCATATATGTATTACTCTGTATTATAAGAATGCTGAATAGATAGATAGATTTATTCCTACCAATTCGCTCCGTGCTCGTAAGTCGTAATACCTCCATTACTTCCAGAGCCTACAGGTCCGATAATGATGAAGCTAAACAATGCTAACACACTTACCATCATCAATAGTGATTTTTTCATGCTGTCTCACCTCCTTTATCAAATTCCTATATTTGATTTGCTGATCAGTAGTAGCATAATCCCTATTGGTCTCAAATAAAGTTACACAATTAATAAAATCTTTTCCGTTATTCTGCTTAATAGCTAACTCCAAACACTGAATAATATAATCCACACCAGTACTGTACTGTTTACGGGTTATAAGGTACATGGCTACTTGATAGTTTAGCCGATATACACGATCCACATTATTGGGCTCCTGAAACTCCTCAAATCGCAACATCTCGCGCGAGAAACGTGAAAGTACGTTATCGGCAGAGAACCCATGGCGATTAGCTGCATCCATAATAGTAATAAGACCTACCAAAATTTCACCAGGGTGATCGGCCAAAAAAGCTGTATATTCAGGTAAAACAGCCACATTTCCCGCTAACATCTCCAGCGTAAAACTATTGGCCGTTGCAAACAACCGGAAATGCTCTACAGCTTCACGACCTTCATCATCCATCATTTCGAACCAGCTCAGATCAGCGTAGCCTGCAGTATACTTTTTCGCTGCTTCATAATTGCCTTGCTTGGTTAAAGCTGTCCCTTTGAGCAAATACCCATGACCATAATAGACGATGAGCGGACGTTCCGTACGAAGATCTTCTGTTCGTCTACCTTCACTCTTTCGCAGTTGATCACGATACACGGCATTGGCCAAGGTTCTCAATTCATCAGCATACCCTTCCATATCTACCCATCTGCGCAGACCGTAGCATAATTGTGATAGCATTAGTAAACCATCCAATTGCATACTCTCAGGAAGGCGTCCTCTAAATGGTCCAAAGGTAATCACTGCGCGTAATTTCTCATCTGTATCAACTATTGATTGCATCGATCTAAAAATACGAAAATGACTGATCGCCAGTCTCTCAGAGTAACTATCCGACTCATTCTCGGTCACTATTTTATAAAAGTATATTGATTCATCTACTTTTCCTTTATTAAACAATTTATCAGCTACCGAATAAACGATATCTAGCGATTTCGGATATTCCAATAACCTGCTTAATGTTTCATCAATACATTGCTGCTTACCCAGTTCAGCGCAGCGTATTAAAAAAGGCTCCACCCTCCGGCGTGAGACCTTCTCTTCATTGAAGCATTCATCAACATACAGTGGATACAACCAACCGTCAGGAAATCCAAAGGCTTTAATGATTGCATCTATTTGTCCCAAGGACATAGGCTTCGGCGGATTCCCATGCAAAATTGCACTGAGACTTCCACGATTCAGGCCACAAATTTTTGAAAATGAGGCGAGATTATGGCCGGAGCGAGACAGATTTTTCTCAATTTCTGAGCGTATAGTTGTTAACTTCCCCTCCACTCGGCACCCCCAAAGTTCGACTTGAAAAGATTCTATTAATTGACATTATAGGTGAAAGTTATGGATTGTACAACAAATAGATTGTACGACAAAAAGAGGAGCGTATTTCTCTCCTCTTTATCGGTTGTATCTTCATAATAATGTAATTCTATGGTTGTATCGAAGTTTAACTTATTGTAATAGCGGCTTTTGAGCTTCTGCAGTAAGCTGTTGCACTTGCCTTGCGACTGCGCAAATTCTCCATCATCTTACGTTGTGCCAGCAAAATATAGCTGTCCAATCGCTCACTTAACTCTAAGACAGCATGATCACTAAGACTCCGTTGCTCCGCGACTTCCAGCAATTCGCATCTAAGGCTCTCTATAGTCACAAACAGCTCATCTTCTCTGTAGTCTCTTCTATAAATATTCTCGGAAGAACCTTGATATAGTGTCACAACTCTCTCCTTCTCTCTATCAACATCTCCCCCTATCATAATCCATGATACCAAAAAACATATTTTCAAAAAAAAGAAAAAATTGTAGTGTATCTACAAAAATAAAATCGCTATCTATTCAGAAAGATCCTTGGAATCGTAAGGAAGCTCATTTGGGTACTGTTCTCTTAATAGTCCCTTTGCAAAAGAAATCCATTCCCGTGCTGCAAAAGATAAATAACGGTCTCTACGCCATGCCATAGCGAGCTGCCAAGGAATTACCGGATCTGTCAAAGGAATGACTACTAACCGTGAGCGATCCATGTCGCGGCAAATGGTTTCCGGCAATAATGCGATTCCCATTCCCGCGGCTACCATTTTGCTAATTAAGTCCCATTGGGAGCTTTCATAAATAACCTTCGGTTGAAATCCAGCCTTCACACATTCCGTAATAATCCGATCAT contains the following coding sequences:
- a CDS encoding antibiotic biosynthesis monooxygenase is translated as MLVVTNTIKVKEGHGEAIAQRFGGNNGVQDMPGFVRMEVWQGSAKEGVEELKICTMWENEEAFKGWTSSDSFRQSHRGAGGNEAILGASIDKYKLMISRTPGTSN
- a CDS encoding MMPL family transporter, producing MKGMSGYGKWVAGKKTKWITLLVWIVLVGVLTLLWPAVNSQVANNAPNLPDDAQSIQATAIAEQEFPSGSGVPALLVWHREGGLSQDDLVHITAVYNKLEQQPLPHQNFVPPLGKLPPQALQTSLSEDLSTLVTPVLFDKTADSDQLREAVTEMKEIISTETGGDPSAAKADGNDLSLRVTGPVGISIDASGLFKNADVSLLIATVMLVLVFLLVIYRSPILAFIPLIAVGFAYGVTSPILGKMAQEGWITVDSQAVSIMTVLLFGAGTDYCLFLISRFRQLLKIEQSKTRALLRSITDSSGAIAMSGFTVVLALFALLLAKYGAYHRFAIPFSVSIFIMGIASLTLVPALLAIFGRTSFFPFIPRTPQMEVERAKAKGKPAPEPKVSHKKGIGGFVVSRPWAIVGVTVIGLGILASFSSGIKFTYDILSSFPKNMESREGFDLIGKQFSPGELAPAKLIIDTKGQASGEDLKVILGGLTYVDTVSDPQQGAVNKDILGYDIEFKNNPYSLEAMGHIPALLATAEQALIDVGVENPADHVWVSGQTATQYDTKKIGDRDTDLIIPVVIGLITLLLLIYLRSIVATIYLVGTVILSFFSALGLGWIIIHYVMGADAIQGAIPLYSFVFLVALGEDYNIFMISNIWKKRKTMPLKQAIAEGVNETSSVITSAGLILAGTFAVLASLPIQVLVQFGIITALGILLDTFVVRPFLVPAITTLFGRWAFWPGKHQEVEQTLPSGSKQ
- a CDS encoding ABC transporter ATP-binding protein; the protein is MSEQNNKPAAPRAHKGPGPGGGPGMRMPAEKAKDFKGTLRRLIKYLRPRMVQLIIVLVMAIASTVFSIFSPKVMGKATTKLFEGAYGKLMGVEGASIDFGYINEILIILAGLYLLSALFSYIQQYVMAGVAQKVVYDMREQINSKLERLPLKYFDSRTHGEILSRATNDVDNISTTLQQSLTQLITSIVTIIGVIVMMLTISPWLTLITIVTLPLSFVVIIAISKRSQTYFVGQQKSLGQLNGHVEEMYTGHRIIKAFGREPQSLKDFDEINDKLYDSGWRAQFMSGMIMPLMMFIGNLGYVMICVVGGIFVTKKMIDVGDIQAFIQYSRQFTQPIAQTANIANIIQSTIASAERVFELLDEEEEVKEVNTTLAKLDEGTPEGSVEFRHVKFGYKEDAILIEDMNIEVSPGQTIAIVGPTGAGKTTLINLLMRFYELNDGEIIIDGVNITNMRRSDLRSKFGMVLQDTWLFNGTIRDNIAYGREGASEADVVRAAKAAHADHFIRTLPLGYNTVLNEEASNISQGQKQLITIARAILADPSILILDEATSSVDTRTELLIQKAMKALMQNRTSFVIAHRLSTIRDADLILVMNQGSVIEKGNHEELLAQGGFYADLYNSQFSEGDLDAG
- a CDS encoding ABC transporter ATP-binding protein produces the protein MIKLFKQLKPFRVAIGAVLILVFLQSMGDLYLPTLMSDIVDKGIVQGDRTFIWKIGSFMLLVAGGGALCSVIASYLSAKVAAGFGKITRARVFNHVENFTLHEFDKLGTASLITRTTNDITQVQTVLTMMLRMMIGAPMMMIGGIIMAVSEDAKLSLIFVVVIPVLVGAIFLIGMKGLPLFKAIQIKLDKLNLVLREHLTGIRVIRSFNRIDHENKRFSEANRDLTDTAIKVNKIMAGLMPIMMIVMNFSMIAILYFGGIRIGDGDLQVGSLMAFIQYAMQIMFSLIMVSMMFVLIPRASASALRINEVLDMRPEFTDPSESELQTTAQATKKDGRDHMRGFVEFDNVSFSYPGAEQPALSKISFSARPGEVTAIIGGTGSGKSTLLSLIPRFYDVNEGAVRVNGVDVREMTQEELRSKIGYIPQKAVLFSGTINENIRYGKEDATDEEIIHAAKVAQAYDFVSAMKDGFDSEIAQGGSNVSGGQKQRLSIARALVRKPQVYLFDDSFSALDFKTDAKLRAALKDETTESTVLIVAQRVSTVMDADRIIVIDEGEIAGMGTHRELLASSDVYREIVSSQLSEEEIA
- a CDS encoding MarR family transcriptional regulator; translated protein: MKRLHKGQWQKGVEGHKPSEMTLMICIEKWNHSDDEGLKISEISRLLGFTPPTITQLINSLEAKQMVERHADPSDRRVVRVKLTESGKKLTRRAEQYRDAMFDELVQYLGEKETKQLTELLLKVHAFVEDNPPPNWDRLQMNGDEKLD
- a CDS encoding DNA-binding protein encodes the protein MEGKLTTIRSEIEKNLSRSGHNLASFSKICGLNRGSLSAILHGNPPKPMSLGQIDAIIKAFGFPDGWLYPLYVDECFNEEKVSRRRVEPFLIRCAELGKQQCIDETLSRLLEYPKSLDIVYSVADKLFNKGKVDESIYFYKIVTENESDSYSERLAISHFRIFRSMQSIVDTDEKLRAVITFGPFRGRLPESMQLDGLLMLSQLCYGLRRWVDMEGYADELRTLANAVYRDQLRKSEGRRTEDLRTERPLIVYYGHGYLLKGTALTKQGNYEAAKKYTAGYADLSWFEMMDDEGREAVEHFRLFATANSFTLEMLAGNVAVLPEYTAFLADHPGEILVGLITIMDAANRHGFSADNVLSRFSREMLRFEEFQEPNNVDRVYRLNYQVAMYLITRKQYSTGVDYIIQCLELAIKQNNGKDFINCVTLFETNRDYATTDQQIKYRNLIKEVRQHEKITIDDGKCVSIV
- a CDS encoding aspartyl-phosphate phosphatase Spo0E family protein, with amino-acid sequence MTLYQGSSENIYRRDYREDELFVTIESLRCELLEVAEQRSLSDHAVLELSERLDSYILLAQRKMMENLRSRKASATAYCRSSKAAITIS